In a genomic window of Deinococcus metalli:
- a CDS encoding PIG-L deacetylase family protein: MTDTRLKLLLIVPHPDDEVYGASGTLMRHLEAGDACGLVTLTRGEAGRTLGLCDTPEELARLREVELGAALDVIGLTRPEAVHAGSVFEHHHFPDKSLRDQPFETLVDVAWRALSTYRPEILLTFPPNGSNGHPDHVTTHRLAKAAWDRLPEGERPRLWYYASDTPPENEELRALWLRPNTRHDVTPYITRKLQAIACHRSQALSTVDFIRKFPERITTETFHEVGLN; encoded by the coding sequence ATGACCGACACGCGCCTGAAGCTGCTGCTGATCGTGCCGCATCCCGACGACGAGGTCTACGGCGCGTCCGGCACCCTGATGCGCCATCTGGAGGCCGGGGACGCCTGCGGGCTGGTGACCCTCACGCGCGGCGAGGCGGGCCGGACGCTGGGCCTGTGCGACACGCCCGAGGAGCTGGCGCGGCTGCGCGAGGTGGAACTGGGCGCCGCGCTGGACGTGATCGGCCTGACCCGGCCAGAGGCCGTCCACGCGGGCAGCGTGTTCGAGCACCACCACTTCCCGGACAAGTCCCTCAGGGATCAGCCGTTCGAGACGCTGGTCGACGTGGCGTGGCGCGCCCTGAGCACGTACCGCCCGGAGATCCTGCTGACCTTTCCGCCCAACGGCAGCAACGGCCACCCGGACCACGTGACCACCCACCGGCTGGCGAAGGCCGCGTGGGACCGCCTGCCAGAGGGCGAGCGGCCCCGGCTGTGGTACTACGCCAGCGACACCCCGCCCGAGAACGAGGAGCTGCGCGCGCTGTGGCTGCGGCCCAACACGCGCCACGACGTCACGCCGTACATCACGCGCAAGTTGCAGGCCATCGCGTGCCACCGCTCGCAGGCGCTGAGCACCGTGGACTTCATCCGCAAGTTCCCGGAACGCATCACGACCGAGACCTTCCACGAGGTCGGACTGAACTGA
- a CDS encoding GNAT family N-acetyltransferase, with the protein MSAPTPPATFVLRDPRVPDDYGPMAAVLRVCQPDWPVTPEDLEREDRTRDPALYQTRVVAEQDGRIVGVGGAGHDDRSFEEWRYWGGVNVHPDARGQGIGSALYDELLRRLTARGARELRTGSSDRPHDAPGRAFLERRGFAPAWERYESRIDTRTLDLASLDGVLAQVEAQGVQLRSLTDLAGDPERDRKLWELDWLLFQDIPMGTVFTKKAMEQWVTEELGDPHLAPELSFVAVRPGADDPLTGDYVGYSTLGRSEPGQYYIGMTGVLRSGRGRGIAKALKVAAMRALQAQGGGVIKTFNDPPNTAMLGMNAALGFVRTATRYRYEKRLDGDSA; encoded by the coding sequence ATGAGTGCTCCCACGCCGCCCGCGACCTTCGTGCTCCGCGACCCCCGAGTGCCGGACGACTACGGGCCGATGGCCGCCGTTCTGCGGGTGTGCCAGCCGGACTGGCCGGTCACGCCCGAGGACCTGGAGCGCGAGGACCGCACGCGTGACCCGGCGCTGTACCAGACGCGCGTGGTGGCGGAGCAGGACGGCCGGATCGTCGGGGTGGGCGGCGCCGGGCACGACGACCGCTCCTTCGAGGAGTGGCGCTACTGGGGCGGGGTGAACGTGCACCCGGACGCGCGCGGCCAGGGCATCGGCTCGGCGCTGTATGACGAGCTGCTGCGGCGCCTCACGGCGCGCGGCGCGCGGGAACTGCGGACCGGCAGCAGCGACCGCCCACACGACGCGCCGGGCCGCGCCTTCCTGGAAAGGCGGGGCTTCGCGCCCGCGTGGGAGCGCTACGAATCGCGGATCGACACCCGCACGCTGGACCTCGCGTCCCTGGACGGCGTGCTGGCGCAGGTGGAGGCGCAGGGCGTGCAGCTGCGCTCGCTGACGGACCTGGCCGGCGACCCGGAGCGTGACCGCAAACTGTGGGAACTCGACTGGCTGCTGTTTCAGGACATCCCGATGGGCACCGTGTTCACGAAAAAGGCCATGGAGCAGTGGGTGACGGAGGAACTGGGCGACCCGCACCTCGCGCCGGAGCTGTCCTTCGTGGCCGTGCGCCCGGGTGCGGACGATCCGCTGACGGGCGACTACGTGGGCTACTCCACGCTGGGGCGTAGCGAGCCCGGCCAGTACTACATCGGCATGACCGGCGTGCTGCGCTCCGGGCGCGGCCGGGGGATCGCCAAGGCGCTGAAGGTCGCGGCCATGCGCGCCCTGCAGGCGCAGGGGGGCGGGGTCATCAAGACCTTCAACGACCCGCCGAACACGGCCATGCTGGGCATGAACGCGGCCCTGGGTTTCGTGCGCACCGCCACCCGCTACCGCTACGAGAAGCGCCTGGACGGTGACTCCGCGTGA
- a CDS encoding GNAT family N-acetyltransferase, producing MTAGVIREATDADIPALVEIMNEVNPARPWTPQTLEHETHFLRTHPLGLHLAQWIVEDAGQPVATAAALQFAGMYHPDRYHAEVMVRPAAERRGIGTALAATLDAHLRARGAREVLAGAYEDQPHALAFLTTRGFTEAMRVWDNVLDLQGFDPAAWTGQGALPAGVRVLSYAQLEAELGPDAALRAYYDGFHEARADVPRTGDATELTLDDFRQRFDNPAMFPEGMLLAVTDAGEVVAVSELWRWTSDPRRLDTGLTGTRRAWRRRGLALALKLAAIRVALAHGAAEIWTGNATTNAPMLAINERLGFRPRPAFIEMKWGGV from the coding sequence GTGACTGCCGGGGTGATCCGCGAGGCGACGGACGCCGACATCCCGGCCCTGGTAGAGATCATGAACGAGGTCAATCCTGCGCGTCCGTGGACGCCGCAGACACTCGAGCACGAGACCCACTTCCTCCGGACCCACCCGCTGGGCCTGCACCTGGCGCAGTGGATCGTGGAGGACGCCGGGCAGCCGGTCGCCACGGCCGCCGCCCTGCAGTTCGCCGGGATGTACCACCCGGACCGCTACCACGCGGAGGTGATGGTGCGGCCCGCCGCGGAGCGCCGCGGCATCGGCACGGCGCTCGCGGCCACGCTGGACGCCCACCTGCGGGCGCGCGGAGCCCGCGAGGTGCTGGCCGGCGCGTACGAGGACCAGCCGCACGCGCTGGCGTTCCTGACCACGCGCGGCTTCACCGAGGCCATGCGCGTGTGGGACAACGTCCTCGACCTGCAGGGCTTCGATCCGGCCGCATGGACCGGGCAGGGCGCGCTGCCCGCCGGGGTGCGCGTGCTCTCGTACGCGCAGCTGGAGGCGGAACTCGGGCCGGACGCCGCGCTGCGCGCCTATTACGACGGCTTCCACGAGGCCCGCGCGGACGTGCCCCGCACCGGTGACGCGACCGAGCTGACCCTGGACGACTTCCGCCAGCGCTTCGACAACCCCGCGATGTTCCCGGAGGGCATGCTGCTGGCCGTCACGGACGCCGGTGAGGTCGTGGCGGTCTCGGAGCTGTGGCGCTGGACCAGCGATCCCCGGCGGCTGGACACCGGCCTGACCGGCACGCGCCGCGCGTGGCGCCGCCGGGGCCTGGCGCTGGCGCTGAAACTCGCGGCGATCCGTGTGGCCCTCGCGCACGGCGCCGCCGAGATCTGGACCGGTAACGCCACCACCAACGCGCCCATGCTCGCCATCAACGAGCGCCTGGGCTTCCGGCCGCGCCCGGCCTTCATCGAGATGAAGTGGGGGGGCGTGTGA